A single Salmo trutta chromosome 14, fSalTru1.1, whole genome shotgun sequence DNA region contains:
- the LOC115207491 gene encoding GATOR complex protein NPRL2 isoform X2, translating into MGMSRIECIFFSEFHPTLGPKITYQVPEEYISRELFDTVQVYIITKPELQNKLITVTAMGKKLIGCPVCIEHKKYSRNALLFNLGLVCDARTKTCALEPIVKKLSGYLTTLELESGFISNEESKQKLLPIMSTLLEELNATGACTLPIDESNTINLKLIEQRRDPLIVQEYDVPVFTQCKDHFIKSQWDLTTQQILAYIDGFRHIQKISAEADVELNLVRIAVQNLLYYGVVTLVSIFQYSNVYCTTPTVQSLIDDRSIQEECLNYVTKKGQKRACLRDVFQLYCGLTPGTTVRDLCSRYSQQLQRVDERRLIQYGLMKALIRRLQKYPVKVTRDERSRPPRLYTGCHSYDEICCKTGMSYKELDERLENDPNIIVCWK; encoded by the exons ATGGGGATGAGTCGAATAGAGTGTATATTTTTTAGTGAGTTTCACCCCACACTTGGACCAAAGATTACTTACCAG GTTCCAGAGGAGTACATATCCCGGGAGCTCTTTGACACAGTACAGGTGTACATCATTACCAAACCAGAACTGCAGAACAAACTCATAACTGT AACGGCCATGGGGAAGAAGTTAATTGGTTGTCCGGTGTGCATCGAGCACAAGAAGTACAGCCGTAATGCTCTGCTCTTTAACCTGGGCCTTGTATGCGATGCAAGGACCAAGACCTGTGCCCTTGAGCCGATTGTCAAGAAGCTGTCAGGGTACCTCACAACGCTGGAG CTGGAGAGTGGGTTCATATCGAACGAGGAGAGCAAACAGAAACTGCTACCTATTATGTCCACGTTGTTAGAGGAGCTAAATGCTACCGGAGCCTGTACCTTACCCATCG ATGAGTCCAATACAATCAACCTGAAGTTGATTGAGCAGCGCAGGGACCCTCTGATCGTGCAGGAGTACGACGTGCCTGTCTTCACTCAGTGCAAAGACCACTTCATCAAATCCCAGTGGGATCTCACCACTCAACAG ATCCTGGCCTACATTGATGGGTTCAGGCATATCCAGAAGATATCTGCAGAAGCGGATGTTGAACTTAATCTAGTCCGGATCGCCGTACAGAATTTACT GTATTATGGTGTTGTAACCTTGGTATCAATATTTCAG TACTCCAACGTGTACTGCACAACCCCTACAGTCCAAAGCCTGATAGATGACAGGTCCATTCAGGAGGAGTGTCTCAACTATGTCACCAAGAAAG GACAGAAGAGAGCCTGTTTAAGGGATGTGTTCCAGCTGTACTGCGGTCTGACTCCAGGCACCACAGTTCGCGACCTTTGCTCCCGCTACTCACAGCAGCTGCAGAGGGTAGATGAGAG GAGGCTGATCCAGTATGGACTGATGAAGGCTCTCATTCGCCGTCTGCAGAAGTATCCTGTTAAGGTGACACGAGACGAGAGGAGCCGCCCACCACGCCTTTACACTGGTTGCCATAGTTACGACGAAATCTGCTGCAAGACGG GAATGAGCTACAAAGAGCTGGATGAGCGCTTGGAGAATGATCCCAACATAATTGTGTGCTGGAAGTGA
- the LOC115207491 gene encoding GATOR complex protein NPRL2 isoform X1 — protein sequence MGMSRIECIFFSEFHPTLGPKITYQVPEEYISRELFDTVQVYIITKPELQNKLITVTAMGKKLIGCPVCIEHKKYSRNALLFNLGLVCDARTKTCALEPIVKKLSGYLTTLELESGFISNEESKQKLLPIMSTLLEELNATGACTLPIDESNTINLKLIEQRRDPLIVQEYDVPVFTQCKDHFIKSQWDLTTQQILAYIDGFRHIQKISAEADVELNLVRIAVQNLLYYGVVTLVSIFQYSNVYCTTPTVQSLIDDRSIQEECLNYVTKKGQKRACLRDVFQLYCGLTPGTTVRDLCSRYSQQLQRVDERRLIQYGLMKALIRRLQKYPVKVTRDERSRPPRLYTGCHSYDEICCKTVPFPVFAGMSYKELDERLENDPNIIVCWK from the exons ATGGGGATGAGTCGAATAGAGTGTATATTTTTTAGTGAGTTTCACCCCACACTTGGACCAAAGATTACTTACCAG GTTCCAGAGGAGTACATATCCCGGGAGCTCTTTGACACAGTACAGGTGTACATCATTACCAAACCAGAACTGCAGAACAAACTCATAACTGT AACGGCCATGGGGAAGAAGTTAATTGGTTGTCCGGTGTGCATCGAGCACAAGAAGTACAGCCGTAATGCTCTGCTCTTTAACCTGGGCCTTGTATGCGATGCAAGGACCAAGACCTGTGCCCTTGAGCCGATTGTCAAGAAGCTGTCAGGGTACCTCACAACGCTGGAG CTGGAGAGTGGGTTCATATCGAACGAGGAGAGCAAACAGAAACTGCTACCTATTATGTCCACGTTGTTAGAGGAGCTAAATGCTACCGGAGCCTGTACCTTACCCATCG ATGAGTCCAATACAATCAACCTGAAGTTGATTGAGCAGCGCAGGGACCCTCTGATCGTGCAGGAGTACGACGTGCCTGTCTTCACTCAGTGCAAAGACCACTTCATCAAATCCCAGTGGGATCTCACCACTCAACAG ATCCTGGCCTACATTGATGGGTTCAGGCATATCCAGAAGATATCTGCAGAAGCGGATGTTGAACTTAATCTAGTCCGGATCGCCGTACAGAATTTACT GTATTATGGTGTTGTAACCTTGGTATCAATATTTCAG TACTCCAACGTGTACTGCACAACCCCTACAGTCCAAAGCCTGATAGATGACAGGTCCATTCAGGAGGAGTGTCTCAACTATGTCACCAAGAAAG GACAGAAGAGAGCCTGTTTAAGGGATGTGTTCCAGCTGTACTGCGGTCTGACTCCAGGCACCACAGTTCGCGACCTTTGCTCCCGCTACTCACAGCAGCTGCAGAGGGTAGATGAGAG GAGGCTGATCCAGTATGGACTGATGAAGGCTCTCATTCGCCGTCTGCAGAAGTATCCTGTTAAGGTGACACGAGACGAGAGGAGCCGCCCACCACGCCTTTACACTGGTTGCCATAGTTACGACGAAATCTGCTGCAAGACGG TGCCTTTCCCTGTATTTGCAGGAATGAGCTACAAAGAGCTGGATGAGCGCTTGGAGAATGATCCCAACATAATTGTGTGCTGGAAGTGA
- the cisha gene encoding cytokine-inducible SH2-containing protein: MILCVQGPRPLLSGSPTEGPVGMRTGSISSPHCLHSTPPQWDPTNDLRTIAKNFFYLDTSGWYWGAITAGQAHAALQAASEGAFLIRDSSHPLYMLTLSVRTARGPTSIRIQYSGARFLLDSSSPARPSLLSFPDVPSMVQYYVGPTRKVQKGKVEETHGAQPAQRTVQESTVVLKLKRALHKPQAFPSLQHLTRLTINRSTGCPDQLPLPRPLVRYLQDYPFHV; the protein is encoded by the exons ATGATTCTTTGTGTTCAAGG CCCCAGACCACTGCTGTCTGGCAGCCCCACAGAGGGCCCCGTGGGCATGCGGACAGGGAGCATCTCCTCACCTCACTGCCTTCACAGCACCCCTCCACAGTGGGACCCCACGAATGACCTGCGCACCATCGCCAAAAACTTCTTCTACCTTGATACCTCAG gctgGTACTGGGGAGCCATCACAGCAGGTCAGGCCCATGCAGCTCTCCAGGCAGCGTCAGAGGGGGCCTTTCTGATTCGAGACAGCAGCCATCCCCTGTACATGCTGACCCTGTCTGTTAGGACTGCCCGTGGCCCCACCAGCATACGCATCCAGTACAGTGGAGCCCGGTTTCTGCTAGACTCCAGTTCGCCAGCCCGACCCAGCCTTTTGTCCTTTCCTGACGTGCCTAGCATGGTGCAGTACTATGTAGGACCAACGAGGAAGGTGCAGAAGGGCAAGGTGGAGGAGACTCATGGCGCCCAGCCCGCCCAGAGGACAGTTCAGGAGAGCACAGTAGTGCTGAAGCTCAAGCGGGCCCTGCACAAGCCCCAGGCCTTCCCCTCCCTCCAGCACCTCACACGCCTCACCATCAACCGCAGCACAGGCTGTCCGGACCAGCTGCCACTGCCACGCCCACTGGTGCGCTACCTGCAGGACTACCCCTTCCATGTATGA
- the hemk1 gene encoding MTRF1L release factor glutamine methyltransferase codes for MWIRLRRRLNEVYNCFKPLKDGFIGHKWLCTSPCVAECVPALPTASRLTVEQAVKLWTGHFQQRGVSEPHLSSQYIIAHLLGAKTLEGIGQDRLAEFLTQEQTEQTWELCTRRLTRMPVQYVIEEWDFRDLTLKMRPPVFIPRPETEELVGLVLTDLQMKQGTGLSEETSFRCLEVGCGSGAISLSLLKSLPQLRAIALDKNKDAVDLTRENSHSLGFQDRLEVHHMDVMRDANIIVSMCSPVSALVSNPPYLFSEDMTSLEPEILRFEDHAALDGGKDGMQVIRHILTLAPKLLSNDGRVYLEVDPRHPHLIQQWVEESVEGLHYLHTHRDITDRPRFCILQKKECHTDQDQR; via the exons ATGTGGATACGATTACGAAGACGATTGAACGAGGTTTATAACTGCTTTAAACCACTTAAAGACGGATTTATTGGACACAAG tGGCTGTGCACGTCTCCGTGTGTGGCTGAATGCGTCCCAGCCTTACCTACAGCTAGCAGGCTCACGGTGGAGCAAGCTGTCAAGTTATGGACAGGCCATTTCCAGCAAAGAGGTGTCTCAGAGCCACATCTCTCCAGCCAGTACATCATTGCACATTTGCTTGGTGCTAAAACA TTAGAGGGCATTGGACAGGACAGGCTGGCTGAATTCCTGACACAAGAACAGACAGAGCAGACATGGGAGCTCTGTACCAGACGTCTCACCAG AATGCCAGTGCAGTATGTGATTGAAGAGTGGGACTTCAGAGATCTGACACTGAAGATGAGACCTCCCGTGTTTATCCCCCGACCTGAAACTGAG gaGCTGGTTGGCCTAGTGCTTACAGATCTCCAGATGAAGCAGGGGACTGGATTAAGTGAGGAGACCAGTTTCAGGTGCCTGGAAGTGGGTTGTGGCTCTGGTGCGATCTCCCTCAGTCTACTTAAGAGCCTCCCACAG CTCAGAGCGATTGCTTTAGATAAAAACAAGGATGCTGTGGATCTGACAAGAGAGAACTCACACAG TTTGGGGTTCCAAGACCGACTTGAGGTTCACCATATGGATGTGATGAGAG ATGCAAACATAATTGTGAGCATGTGCAGTCCAGTCTCCGCTTTGGTCAGCAACCCTCCGTACCTGTTCTCAGAGGATATGACATCACTTGAACCTGAAATCCTCAG GTTTGAGGACCATGCTGCTCTGGATGGGGGGAAAGATGGCATGCAGGTGATAAGACACATTCTGACTCTGGCTCCAAAGCTCTTATCAAACGATGG TCGTGTATACTTGGAAGTAGACCCACGTCATCCACATCTCATCCAGCAGTGGGTAGAGGAAAGTGTTGAAGGGTTACACTACTTGCACACGCATCGTGACATCACTGACAG GCCTCGTTTCTGCATCCTTCAAAAAAAGGAGTGCCACACAGATCAGGACCAGCGTTGA